A single Tumebacillus sp. BK434 DNA region contains:
- a CDS encoding PspA/IM30 family protein → MALFKRLRDLTMANINALLDKAEDPVKMLDQYLRDMEEDIQDAESAVAKQIAVEKKLQQQYLEAEELATKREAQALQALEAGNEDLARRALVDKKAMAEKAADFKAQYESAKTVADGLRGKLGEMKEQLGEMKNKRDTLKARAEAAKAQKQINQTLSGIGSNNAAAGFSRMEDKVLQLEAEAEASNEVSGSKSLDREFAELNKNNTSEIDAELEALKAKLKK, encoded by the coding sequence ATGGCCCTTTTTAAACGACTGCGCGATTTGACGATGGCAAACATCAACGCATTGCTCGACAAAGCGGAAGATCCGGTGAAAATGCTCGATCAATATCTGCGCGACATGGAAGAAGACATCCAAGACGCTGAGTCGGCGGTGGCCAAGCAGATTGCGGTGGAGAAAAAGCTGCAGCAGCAGTACCTCGAAGCGGAAGAGCTCGCGACGAAGCGTGAAGCGCAAGCCCTGCAGGCGCTGGAAGCGGGCAATGAAGACCTGGCGCGCCGCGCGCTGGTCGACAAAAAGGCGATGGCCGAAAAGGCGGCCGATTTCAAAGCGCAGTACGAGAGCGCGAAAACGGTGGCCGACGGCCTGCGCGGCAAGCTCGGCGAGATGAAAGAGCAGCTCGGCGAAATGAAAAACAAGCGAGACACCTTGAAAGCCCGTGCAGAAGCGGCGAAGGCGCAAAAGCAGATCAACCAGACCCTCTCCGGCATCGGCTCCAACAACGCGGCGGCAGGCTTCTCCCGCATGGAAGACAAAGTGCTCCAGCTCGAAGCGGAAGCCGAAGCTTCGAATGAAGTGTCGGGCAGCAAGTCCCTCGACCGCGAGTTCGCCGAGCTGAACAAAAACAACACTTCGGAGATCGATGCGGAACTGGAAGCGCTGAAAGCAAAACTGAAAAAGTAA